From Sporosarcina sp. Marseille-Q4943, the proteins below share one genomic window:
- a CDS encoding ABC transporter ATP-binding protein, translated as MFSVLFKLKWFFKENRKRYTIALVLLMLANVLVILPPWLIGQAIDTIYTKTMTTHLLALFIGAMFLIMLVAYVGNFVWQYQLFGGAYVIERQLRTRLMRHFLKMTPTFYEKNKTGDLMARSTNDLRAISETAGFGIMTLVDSTAYLGTLIITMGFVVSWKLTLAAILPLPILAFILQLLGKKIHERYMTAQEAFGELNDNVLEAVAGVRVVRAYVQERASEQRFADMTEDVYKKNMHVEKIDALFMPFTKVLTALTYMIGLGYGAYLVSAEEITLGNLVTFNVYLGMIVWPMFAIGELINVLQRGNASLDRVMETLDYEEDVKDPDEPVDIDQPESVGFNDVSFTYPMSHAINLDHIELQLDRGQTLGIVGKTGSGKTTFVKQLLREYPAGDGEIVFSDVALQSLKKDQVRDWIGYVPQDHVLFSRSVRDNILFGRPEATEEDIAESIRLSHFEKDLEMLPAGLDTLVGEKGVALSGGQKQRISIARALVKNPEILILDDSLSAVDAKTEAKIIENIQSERSGKTTIITTHRLSAIQHADWIIVLDDGRVIEEGTHEDLLANNGWYKEQFDRQQIGEVEV; from the coding sequence ATGTTCTCGGTTTTATTTAAATTAAAGTGGTTTTTCAAGGAAAACCGCAAAAGGTACACGATTGCACTCGTCCTCTTAATGTTGGCGAATGTTCTCGTCATTTTGCCGCCGTGGTTGATCGGGCAGGCAATTGACACAATTTATACGAAGACGATGACTACGCATCTGCTTGCACTTTTTATTGGTGCTATGTTTCTCATCATGCTCGTCGCTTATGTCGGCAACTTCGTCTGGCAGTACCAGCTCTTCGGTGGGGCTTATGTCATTGAACGTCAATTGAGGACGCGGCTCATGCGCCATTTCCTGAAAATGACACCGACATTTTACGAGAAAAACAAGACAGGCGACTTGATGGCACGCTCGACGAATGACCTCCGCGCGATTTCTGAGACAGCAGGCTTCGGAATCATGACGCTCGTCGACTCGACTGCATATTTAGGTACTTTAATCATTACGATGGGATTTGTCGTCTCGTGGAAGCTGACGCTCGCTGCAATATTGCCATTGCCGATTTTAGCTTTCATTTTGCAACTGCTCGGAAAGAAGATACATGAAAGGTATATGACGGCGCAGGAGGCGTTCGGGGAACTGAATGATAACGTGCTGGAGGCTGTGGCAGGCGTCCGGGTCGTCCGTGCTTATGTACAGGAGCGTGCTTCGGAGCAACGGTTTGCGGATATGACGGAAGACGTGTACAAGAAGAATATGCACGTTGAAAAGATCGACGCGCTGTTCATGCCGTTTACGAAAGTGCTCACGGCATTGACGTATATGATCGGACTCGGATATGGCGCCTATTTGGTTTCGGCTGAAGAAATTACATTAGGGAACCTTGTCACTTTCAATGTCTATTTAGGAATGATCGTCTGGCCGATGTTTGCAATCGGTGAGCTGATCAATGTGTTGCAACGCGGAAATGCTTCCTTGGACCGCGTAATGGAGACGCTGGATTATGAGGAAGATGTGAAAGATCCTGACGAGCCGGTCGACATCGATCAGCCGGAAAGCGTCGGCTTCAACGACGTCAGCTTCACGTATCCAATGTCGCATGCCATCAATTTGGACCATATCGAACTTCAGTTGGATCGGGGACAGACGCTCGGCATCGTCGGAAAGACGGGAAGCGGGAAAACGACGTTCGTCAAGCAACTATTGCGTGAATATCCAGCGGGCGACGGAGAGATTGTCTTCTCGGATGTTGCACTTCAATCCTTGAAGAAGGATCAAGTCCGCGATTGGATCGGTTATGTGCCGCAAGACCATGTACTCTTCTCGCGTTCCGTACGGGACAATATCCTGTTCGGACGTCCGGAAGCGACTGAGGAAGACATCGCGGAATCGATCCGCCTATCACATTTCGAAAAAGATTTAGAGATGTTGCCGGCGGGCTTGGATACATTGGTGGGCGAAAAAGGCGTTGCATTATCAGGTGGCCAGAAGCAGCGGATCTCGATTGCGCGTGCTCTCGTGAAAAATCCTGAAATCCTCATCCTCGATGACTCGCTTTCCGCAGTCGATGCGAAGACGGAAGCGAAGATCATTGAAAACATCCAATCGGAACGGTCAGGGAAAACGACAATCATTACGACGCACCGCCTATCTGCCATCCAACATGCGGATTGGATCATTGTGCTCGATGATGGACGTGTCATTGAAGAAGGAACACACGAAGACTTGCTTGCGAACAACGGATGGTATAAAGAACAATTCGACCGCCAGCAGATCGGGGAGGTTGAAGTATGA
- the chrA gene encoding chromate efflux transporter, with amino-acid sequence MKKQNNASEILRTSLLLGLTSFGGPAAHIGYFRDEYVKKKKWLDDKMYADIVALCQFLPGPASSQVGIAIGLMRGGLLGGILSWIGFTLPSVLLLMAFAWLISSTASFDLGWIKGLKIVAVAVVAHALVGMSKSLTPDRARLTLALVAAVLTLLIPTAIGQIAIIVGAGFVGYALYRKEKAPKPESIDLSFGKKTGVAAWTIFFLLLIGVPAIRSFFQNAFIEIFDIFYRVGSIVFGGGHVVLPMLEREVVPAGWMDAETFIAGYGAAQAVPGPLFTLAGYLGQLMNGPSGAAVAVIAMFLPSFLLVIGTLPFWSAIRSKPGIQAALKGVNAAVVGILLAALYDPVFTSSIGSPVDFGIAIIAFGLLMYYKMAPWLVVLITAGLGALSHLLVM; translated from the coding sequence ATGAAGAAGCAGAACAATGCATCAGAGATTTTGCGCACATCATTGCTGCTCGGACTGACGTCTTTCGGAGGTCCTGCAGCCCATATCGGTTATTTCAGAGACGAATATGTGAAGAAAAAGAAATGGCTCGATGATAAAATGTATGCTGATATTGTGGCGTTATGCCAGTTCCTGCCCGGTCCTGCAAGCTCGCAAGTAGGGATTGCGATCGGGTTGATGCGCGGAGGTTTACTAGGTGGAATCCTTTCATGGATCGGTTTCACATTGCCATCGGTGTTGCTGTTAATGGCATTTGCCTGGCTCATTTCCTCGACAGCTTCCTTTGACCTTGGTTGGATCAAAGGTTTGAAGATTGTTGCAGTCGCTGTCGTAGCGCATGCATTAGTCGGGATGAGCAAGTCGTTGACTCCCGATCGGGCTAGACTAACACTCGCACTCGTTGCGGCGGTTTTGACATTATTGATTCCGACAGCAATCGGACAAATTGCTATCATCGTAGGCGCAGGGTTTGTCGGTTATGCTCTATACCGGAAGGAGAAGGCACCAAAGCCTGAATCCATCGATCTTTCATTCGGAAAGAAGACAGGTGTGGCTGCGTGGACGATATTCTTCCTCCTGCTAATAGGTGTGCCGGCGATCAGGTCTTTCTTTCAAAATGCATTCATCGAGATTTTTGATATATTCTACCGGGTCGGTTCGATTGTTTTTGGCGGCGGGCATGTCGTATTGCCGATGCTTGAACGGGAAGTCGTGCCGGCAGGCTGGATGGACGCTGAGACGTTCATCGCAGGATACGGAGCGGCACAAGCCGTGCCTGGGCCACTATTTACGCTGGCTGGCTATTTGGGACAACTAATGAATGGACCATCCGGAGCTGCGGTTGCGGTCATCGCCATGTTCCTGCCTTCATTCTTACTCGTCATTGGAACATTGCCTTTTTGGTCAGCAATCCGTTCAAAGCCAGGAATTCAAGCGGCTTTGAAAGGAGTGAATGCAGCAGTCGTAGGAATTTTGCTTGCTGCGCTATATGATCCTGTATTCACAAGTTCCATAGGTTCTCCCGTAGACTTCGGAATTGCCATCATCGCATTCGGCCTCTTAATGTATTACAAAATGGCTCCTTGGCTTGTTGTTTTAATTACTGCCGGATTAGGAGCGCTATCTCATTTATTAGTTATGTGA
- a CDS encoding hemolysin family protein produces the protein MEIAIRLAAFAALIALTAFFVASEFAIVKVRTTRINQLVAEGNRRAITAKRVISNLDEYLSACQLGITITALGLGMLGEPTVKLLMKPVFSHFEIAPHAATILSFIIAFTVVTFLHVVVGELAPKTIAIQRAEAITLATAKPLIFFFFIMFPVIKGMNGSARLITRLFGFKPASETEMVHSEDELRLILTDSLKGGEINQSEYKFVNKIFEFDDRVAKEIMVPRTEMMTIEKDVTLREMFEMMGVEQFTRYPVTDGDKDHVIGLVNMKNLLTAFIKDPTTGDQPVSEYMQPIIRVIETMAIGDLLLKIQRERIHMAILMDEYGGTSGLVTIEDILEEIVGEIQDEFDMDEVPEVQKINDNHFILDAKMLIENVNDVLDIDIDEEDIDTIGGWFMSERFEAVPGEKIIEQGYEFTVKDVEGHHILYLEAMKYDKANGSADLQVES, from the coding sequence TTGGAAATTGCCATACGATTGGCAGCATTTGCTGCCTTGATCGCACTCACCGCATTTTTTGTTGCGAGTGAATTTGCAATAGTGAAAGTACGAACAACGCGGATCAACCAGCTTGTCGCGGAAGGGAACCGCCGGGCGATCACAGCAAAAAGAGTCATCAGTAATCTCGACGAATATTTATCGGCTTGTCAATTGGGCATAACGATAACAGCTCTTGGGCTGGGGATGCTAGGTGAACCGACCGTGAAACTGCTAATGAAGCCGGTTTTCTCCCATTTTGAAATTGCCCCGCATGCTGCGACAATCCTTTCTTTCATCATCGCATTTACCGTCGTAACGTTTTTACATGTGGTAGTAGGTGAATTGGCTCCTAAAACGATCGCAATTCAACGGGCGGAAGCCATTACGCTGGCAACAGCGAAACCGCTCATTTTCTTTTTTTTCATTATGTTCCCAGTCATTAAAGGGATGAATGGATCAGCACGTCTCATTACCCGGCTATTCGGGTTCAAACCCGCTTCCGAAACAGAAATGGTACACTCGGAGGACGAGCTGAGATTGATTCTGACCGATAGCCTGAAGGGCGGGGAAATTAACCAGTCGGAATACAAATTCGTCAATAAGATATTCGAATTTGACGACCGGGTCGCCAAAGAGATCATGGTGCCGCGTACCGAAATGATGACAATCGAGAAAGATGTCACATTACGGGAAATGTTTGAAATGATGGGTGTCGAGCAATTCACAAGATATCCTGTCACCGATGGGGATAAAGACCATGTCATCGGCTTGGTGAATATGAAAAATCTATTGACGGCGTTCATCAAAGACCCGACAACGGGAGATCAGCCTGTCAGTGAATATATGCAACCGATCATCCGAGTCATCGAAACGATGGCAATCGGCGATCTACTACTGAAAATCCAACGCGAACGAATCCACATGGCTATCCTCATGGACGAATACGGAGGGACTTCCGGACTCGTGACGATCGAAGATATTTTAGAAGAGATTGTCGGAGAAATCCAAGACGAGTTTGATATGGACGAAGTGCCTGAAGTACAGAAAATCAATGATAACCATTTTATTTTGGATGCAAAAATGTTAATTGAAAACGTTAACGATGTGCTCGATATCGATATCGATGAAGAGGATATCGATACGATCGGCGGATGGTTTATGTCGGAACGTTTTGAAGCCGTCCCTGGTGAAAAAATCATTGAGCAAGGTTATGAGTTCACCGTGAAGGACGTCGAAGGACATCACATCCTTTACTTGGAAGCTATGAAATATGATAAAGCGAACGGATCAGCCGACTTACAGGTTGAGTCATAA
- a CDS encoding carbon-nitrogen hydrolase family protein produces the protein MSEEIDLSSFEMSMIIREMKEDDIEKILNMQEVCFPGMEPWEEEHLKSHLSIFPEGQFVAELDGEIIGSCSSLIINFDEYDDRHTWDDISAKGYITNHNPEGYNLYGIEVMVHPEYRRMKVGQRLYEARKELVQRLNLKSIIIGGRIPNYHRYANEMSAREYVEAVTRHKIYDPVLTFQLLNDFTLMRINPNYLPDDKASKKYATLMEWNNVDYKATTKRHYKTSYPVRICVVQYLMRKISSFEEMASQCEYFVDVASDANSDFVVFPEIFTTQLMSFLDEPSPSRAVRKMTEYTPEYIEMFTNLAVRYNVNIIGGSHFVEEEDEEIYNIAYLFRRDGSIEKQYKIHITPNERKWWGISQGDEIQVFDTDCGKIAIQICYDIEFPELARIATDKGANIIFTPFCTEDRQGYLRVRYCAQARAIENQIYTVISGTVGNLPQTENMDIQYAQSAIFSPSDFEFARDGIVGETNPNLEMVLIGDVDLEILRRQRQDGTVKQLKDRRHDIYRVEYKKD, from the coding sequence ATGAGTGAAGAAATTGATTTATCGTCATTTGAAATGAGTATGATCATCCGTGAGATGAAAGAGGATGACATCGAAAAAATATTGAATATGCAGGAAGTATGTTTCCCCGGTATGGAGCCGTGGGAAGAGGAGCACCTGAAAAGCCATCTGTCCATTTTTCCGGAGGGGCAATTCGTCGCCGAGCTTGATGGGGAAATTATCGGTTCCTGTTCTAGCCTGATCATCAATTTTGATGAATACGATGACCGTCATACTTGGGATGACATTTCCGCGAAAGGCTATATTACGAACCACAATCCCGAAGGATACAATCTTTACGGCATCGAAGTGATGGTCCATCCGGAATACCGGAGAATGAAAGTTGGGCAGCGGCTGTATGAAGCGAGGAAAGAGCTCGTCCAACGATTGAATTTGAAATCGATTATCATCGGCGGCAGGATTCCGAATTATCATCGGTATGCTAATGAAATGTCTGCCCGCGAATATGTCGAGGCGGTGACTCGGCATAAAATCTATGACCCGGTCCTCACATTCCAGCTATTGAATGATTTCACCCTCATGCGAATCAACCCGAATTACTTGCCGGATGATAAAGCATCAAAAAAATATGCGACGCTGATGGAATGGAACAATGTTGATTACAAGGCAACAACTAAACGGCATTATAAGACAAGTTACCCTGTCCGTATTTGCGTTGTCCAGTATTTGATGAGGAAAATTTCTTCATTCGAGGAAATGGCTAGTCAATGCGAATACTTCGTTGATGTCGCGTCGGATGCGAATTCTGATTTTGTCGTCTTCCCGGAAATCTTTACGACGCAGCTCATGTCATTCTTGGACGAGCCTTCGCCGAGCAGGGCGGTGCGGAAGATGACGGAGTACACGCCGGAGTATATCGAAATGTTCACGAATCTTGCGGTCCGCTACAATGTGAATATTATCGGGGGCTCTCATTTCGTCGAGGAAGAGGATGAGGAGATCTACAATATCGCCTACCTTTTCAGGAGGGATGGGTCGATCGAAAAGCAATACAAGATCCATATTACACCGAATGAAAGGAAATGGTGGGGAATCAGCCAAGGGGATGAAATCCAAGTTTTTGATACTGACTGTGGAAAAATCGCCATCCAGATCTGTTATGACATCGAATTTCCGGAACTTGCGAGAATTGCAACGGATAAGGGAGCGAATATCATCTTCACTCCTTTCTGTACGGAAGATCGCCAAGGGTATTTGCGCGTCCGATATTGCGCACAAGCCCGCGCGATTGAAAACCAGATTTACACGGTCATTTCAGGGACGGTCGGCAATTTGCCGCAAACTGAAAATATGGATATCCAATATGCGCAGTCGGCCATCTTCTCGCCATCGGATTTCGAATTTGCAAGGGATGGAATCGTCGGAGAAACGAACCCGAACTTGGAAATGGTTCTTATCGGAGATGTCGATCTGGAGATATTGCGTCGCCAGCGACAGGACGGAACTGTGAAACAGCTGAAGGACCGACGTCATGATATTTACCGTGTGGAGTATAAGAAGGATTAA
- a CDS encoding disulfide oxidoreductase has product MHKRLENGLVFIFTISLIATFGSLYFSNVRGYEPCTLCWYQRILMYPIVLMTGVALFQKSAKIALTTAVFAIVGGSISLYHYGIQKLNFLQDSAPACGNVPCTGQYVNYLGFITIPFMALTAFVLILITSLFLLKWQKESN; this is encoded by the coding sequence ATGCACAAACGGTTGGAAAACGGTCTTGTTTTCATCTTTACCATTTCCCTCATCGCAACATTCGGATCTTTATACTTTTCGAATGTACGAGGTTATGAACCTTGCACTCTATGCTGGTATCAACGCATCCTCATGTATCCAATCGTTCTAATGACGGGTGTGGCTTTATTCCAGAAAAGCGCTAAAATCGCTTTGACGACAGCTGTATTTGCAATTGTCGGCGGTTCCATATCGCTGTACCATTATGGAATCCAGAAACTAAACTTTTTGCAAGACAGCGCACCGGCTTGTGGGAATGTCCCCTGCACAGGCCAGTATGTGAACTATCTTGGATTCATCACAATTCCGTTCATGGCATTGACGGCATTCGTGCTAATCCTCATTACAAGCCTCTTCTTACTGAAATGGCAAAAGGAGTCTAACTAA
- a CDS encoding thioredoxin family protein yields MKKLLVIGGVIVAIFALIIVLNNQTNKEKLKDNPYGTNNLEQSTIDLIGNEHYSNIILPDDLYAKVTSGESVTAYFFHPECQYCQQMTPMLMPIAKEKGIHVYQFNMQEFEQEAQPYGITSWPTLIHYEDGKEVARSEGLPKENPEEHIRAFFDAYGDK; encoded by the coding sequence TTGAAGAAATTACTAGTCATCGGCGGTGTCATCGTCGCCATCTTTGCTTTAATCATCGTGTTGAATAATCAAACCAACAAGGAAAAGTTGAAGGACAATCCATATGGAACGAATAATTTGGAGCAGTCGACAATCGACTTGATCGGCAATGAACATTACAGCAATATCATTCTTCCTGATGACCTTTACGCAAAAGTCACTTCTGGAGAATCAGTCACAGCTTATTTCTTCCACCCTGAGTGCCAATATTGTCAGCAGATGACGCCAATGCTTATGCCGATCGCAAAAGAAAAAGGGATTCACGTATATCAATTCAATATGCAGGAGTTCGAGCAGGAGGCCCAGCCGTACGGCATCACTTCATGGCCGACATTAATCCATTATGAAGATGGTAAAGAAGTTGCCCGCTCCGAAGGCTTGCCGAAAGAAAATCCCGAGGAACATATCCGAGCCTTCTTTGATGCATATGGAGACAAATGA